In Myxococcales bacterium, the following are encoded in one genomic region:
- a CDS encoding type II toxin-antitoxin system RelE/ParE family toxin: MGDVRVAVLHRSRYLVAYRVHEAEREVWIVRVRHASRRPLARR, encoded by the coding sequence GTGGGCGACGTCCGCGTCGCGGTCCTGCATCGTAGCCGCTACCTCGTCGCCTACCGAGTCCACGAGGCCGAGCGAGAGGTCTGGATCGTCCGCGTCCGCCACGCGAGCCGCCGGCCACTCGCGCGGCGATAG
- a CDS encoding helix-turn-helix domain-containing protein translates to MAPSAPAPVPRGDRRHRRAHARRRGHAARRAAEPPRHRGALAFVERAARLPARLRAVAALCLRDGATLDETAARLGIARETVRVHLRRLRALQRRRRPSAALIGGAGAVLGRRGPCSRGVVTQWVSAGQRSRADARTVVTHWVRARAQGRDWTQARLPTG, encoded by the coding sequence CTGGCTCCGTCAGCACCAGCTCCGGTACCGCGAGGTGATCGCCGTCATCGGCGAGCGCATGCTCGACGTCGGGGCCACGCCGCCCGCCGTGCGGCCGAACCGCCGCGACACCGCGGAGCCCTCGCCTTCGTCGAGCGCGCGGCCCGGCTGCCCGCGCGGCTGCGCGCGGTCGCCGCGCTGTGCCTCCGAGACGGCGCCACGCTCGACGAGACGGCGGCGCGGCTCGGCATCGCCCGTGAGACCGTGCGCGTCCACCTGCGCCGCTTGCGAGCGCTCCAGCGCCGCCGCCGCCCGAGCGCCGCGCTGATCGGCGGAGCTGGGGCGGTCCTGGGCCGGAGAGGGCCCTGTTCACGCGGCGTCGTTACCCAGTGGGTAAGCGCCGGTCAACGAAGTCGAGCGGATGCGCGCACCGTTGTTACCCACTGGGTACGCGCGCGCGCGCAAGGCCGCGACTGGACACAGGCGCGGTTACCCACTGGGTAA